TTGCTGCTGGCTCCAGCCGGTGGTCGGATGGTTGTGGCACTCGGCACATTGAAGCTGTTGTCCGAGAAACGCCGTGCAGGTCTTGGCAGTAGCCAGTTTGGCATCGCCGTCGATCATGCTTACGAGAAAGTTCGTAGCCGGATTGAAGCTTTCACTTCCCGGACTGGTGGTACCGGTTGCGGTTAAGAGATCTTGAACGAGTAAGTTGTACGGAGTGTTATTCTCGATCTGCTTAGCCAGGTAGCCTTCGAGCGCGGAGCGATCTATAGGGCTCTCTTCACTCATGCCCCCGGCACGTCCCACGAGAATATTCGCGAAGCGAGCACTCCAAAACGAAGCGAACTCGACCTCGTATCTTTCGCCTGACATGATTTGATCGACAAGCCACTCGCGTTTGTTTTCGCGGCGCTGACTGATGAAGCGTTCAATCTCTTCGACCGTCGGAATTCGCCCGAGCAGTTGCAAATACGTACGACGAACGAACTCGTGATCGGTTGCCGCAGGCGATGGCTTTACATTTTCGGCCTGCCAAGCGGAAGCAATGGCCTCGTTGATTTGGCCCACGATCTGGCCGTCGGAAAGCTCCAAGCTGTCACGCGTTCTCGGCTTCACAAACCGAGGTGCCGCTTGTACCGCCAAAGCCGTTGCATCAACCGACTCGATTGCTTTAGGCATTTGTGGGGCAGGCTCGGGCATCGCTTGTGGAGGTGGAACGTCACTCGATTGCGGACCGTTATGGGAAGCGAGCTGCGGTTGTGGCTCCGTAGTCGCGTTGGTGTCGCGGGCGCCGGCCGACGGGGGTTTATCCCCGTCGGCGGCGAGCGGCGTGCCTTGCCCTGGCATAAGTTGCTGGTAGCTGATGTAAGCCACCCCACTGAGGACGACTAACAGACATAGACTAAGTGCAAGCGACCCAATGGCGGTTAAGAATCGCTGCCGCTGTAAACGACGCTTGGCTGTGCTTGTCTTTTGAGGAGGAGCTTCGGTCGTGGAATTTTCCGGCGAAGCTTGACCTGTGGCTGCGGACACCATCGAGAGTGGTGCTTTGGCACGACCATTGGTCCCCGAAGAACCATGGCTTTGCCGTTGCCGGTGAGCCTTGACGATGCGCGCAGTCAAATCCGGCACCTGCTGCTTGCCCAGCAGTTCCTCTAAGAGAGGATCGATGATCGGATCTTCGTGGTTCATGATTCGTTATTCAATTTGAACTCGATGCACTCGCGAAGTTGCTGCTTCGCCCGCTGCATCAGGTTTTTCGCTCCGTGCTCGCCAATCTGAAGTGAGTCGGCAATTTCTGTTCGCGACTTGTGATCTTGAAATCGCATTTGCAATGCCAAACGGGCACGCTCAGTAAGGCCGTCCAGGCACTCGTTCAATAAGCCCAACAGTTCGTCAGGCTTGCGATCGTCGGTCGCCACCCAAAACTGTTCCATGTTCTCGACCGATTGGATGTTGGTTTGCCGCCCCTCTTTGCGTCGGCGATCAATCAACAAATTGCGAGCTACCGTCCTCAAATACCCCCTGGTGGCGGCATCCGTTAGCTGCTCGAACGGCTTCTCAAGGACTTTTAAAAAAGTTTCCTGCGTCAGATCTTCCGCCTCCTGGGACGAACAACCCCAAGATCGCAAATAACGCCATACGCTAAGTTGATGCTGAGCAACAAGTTGCGCGACATCAACCGCAGGCAATTCGTGTTGCGGAAGGTCTTTCATTTAGTAAAAACGACAGCTAGAGGCTTAAAGTACTCAGAAACGAGTGTCAGTTAAGAACATTCGTGAAGCCCAGGGGTATCTGTTCCAGTCTATCTCGAAATGTTGAGAAAAGTCGCCAATAGGCCCCTCAAGCTGCGGAAGCGACTCACCGAATGGGGGCACAATCGGATGCTGTCAAATGGATGACTGCGACTGATAGCACGGGGAAACTTGAGGATTTTTTGCTCAGCTCATACATTTCCGGCAAATTCGTTTCGAATTGCCATTGCTGGAAATTCACGATCCCACGACATTGTCCCGGCGCTTTTCCGACCCCTTTCGACCAGGATGGCCGAACGTGAGAAGCGTAGAGTCTGCTCCCGGTGCAGACACGAGGCCCATAGACAGGGCCCAGCAAAGATTTCGCTCCAAGGAGGGATGCGATGAAGGCGGTTACCTCGCTCTTGTTACTGTTCGCGCTTACGGCGCCGTTGGCTGCTGCCGACGCGGTGCTTTACTGCTTCACGGCTGATTGGTGTGTGTATTGCCATCAGATGCAGCCGGTGATCGGCCGGATGCAACAGGCCGGCTTTCCTGTTCAAGTCATCAATCGTGATCAACAGCCGCAAATGGCCCAGCAGATGGGTGTCCGCGGCCTGCCATATTTCGTTCTCGTCTCGAACGACCAAATCGTCGATTCCGTCGAAGGTGCAACGTCGTTCGACCGCCTGGCAAAGATGTTCCACGCGGCCAAGCCGCCGATGAATGCGGCCCAAACCGCACCTCAATTAACCGCTGCCACGGGACTAGCCCGGGGCCAGTCGCCGCAGCCTTCGATGGGAATGCCTAATCAATCCAGCGTGCAGCCAGCGGTGTACGGACAGCCCATCGCCCAGACGCCTTCGCATGCTGGCGGCGACATACACGCCCAAGCGATGCAGGCCAGCGTCAAGCTGAAGATCAGCGATCCCGATGGCCACTCGTACGGTAGCGGTACCGTCGTTCATATCCAAGGCAACGAGGCATTGGTGCTGACCTGTGCTCACCTATTCCGAGATTCACAAGGGCAAGGACCTCTGGAAGTCATTACCTTCCAGCAATCCGAATCGGGCACAACCGTTCCTGGCAAGGTCCTAGTCTTTGATCTCGAACGGGACGTGGCCCTGGTCGCCATTCGCACGCAATCGCCGATTAAGCCGATGTCGGTCGCCCCACCCACACACCAGTTACAAGTAGGCCAAAAGGCGTTTAGCGTCGGCTGCGATAACGGGGGACCGCGTAATCTTTATCAAACACGGATCAACAGCGTAAATCGCTACGTTGGTCACGACAACGTACAGGCCGCCGGAGCCCCAACGGTAGGTCGCAGCGGTGGTGGGCTATTCAATCCCCAAGGCCAACTCGTTGGTATCTGCAACGCAGCTGACGACGAGGACAACGAAGGGATTTACGCAGCCATTCCAACCATTTATACCGTCATGAAACAGGCGAACCTCTCGCATCTGTTCGAGAACAACCAGAATGCAGGCCCAGTCCAACTGGCCTCGGCATCGCAGACGTCGGTAACCGGTCCAGCGCGATCTATTCCGGAAGCTCCGCAAAGCAATTTCCCTTCGAATCCCGCCGCTCGATCGGTGCCTGACATCTCTGCCGCAGCCGCTTCACCTCAAGGTGGCGTCGAGTCGATGCAAGGCCTGAGCGAAGTTGAACAAGAGATGTTGCGCTATCTGCGTGGACAGAAGGATGGAGCTGAGGTTACCGTCGTCCTTCGCTCGAAAGACAATCCAACCGCCCAGCCGGCGGTATTCACCTTGCCTGGCAGTCCTTCGCCGGAATTTATGCGTCAAGCATCTCAAAACTCTGGGCGTCCTGGGCCCATTATGCGTGGACAAAGCCGCTAATTGAACGCTGCATGCAGAGTCTCTCTTGTAGCAGTTAAAACGAATATTCAGATCGAAAGCACGGCAAATTAATAATTGCGGCAGCATTCGGCAAGCCATCGGCAACTATGCCTAGATGAATCGTATGCTTTAGGCGTGGGGTGGTATGCCTCCGTTGCGTCGGCATAGGTTTCATTTGTGGATAAGCCGTGTTTATCTTCTTGTTGTTCGCCATAATCAATCTGACAATCGGCTTTGGAGCTGCAATCTTATTGGGCTACGGACCGCAGCCTTGGTACGCATTGTTTCTGCCCTCCGATAGAGATTGCCGCGTCCAGATCGACGCGATCGACTCAAAAGAAGAGGAAACCAAGAAACCGCAACCCATTGCGAAACCTGAAGAGCCGGCGGCCTCTCCAAAAACCGCTGAGCCAGAACCCAACATTGTGAATCAGCCGTTTCCGGAAATCAACGAACCGGAAGATATGCCGATCGTCCCGCAGCCGGTGGCCGAAGAAAAGCCTGGGGTGAATGAAGAAGAAGAGTCGGTCGAGCCCGTTGCTGAGCAAGCACCAACAGAACCTTCCAGCGAAATCCCTTCCGAATCGGACGAAGATAACGAGCTTGAGAAGTACTTAGCCGGTCACAAGAAGGAGCCGGAAGAGAACACCAAAGCAGACCCTGAGGTCGAGGAGACTTCTGAGATCGCTTCTACCGACGACATCGAATCAATGTTCGCGGCTTCGCAAGAATCCGAAGACGAGGAAAAGACCTCGGTAAACGCGACTACCCAAGAGGATGTAGAAGAGAGCGACGAGTTGGACGATAAACCGCTCGACCAAGATGACATCGCCGCTTTGTTTAACAGCTAGAACCACCCACATCTTCTTAGCGGAAGATTTCCTTTTCGTGGAAATCTCCTTCCGGGCTCATTCCCTTCTTAAGCGCTTCACGCATCAGGTCTTCTCCCTCACCACGCAGGGCAAACACCGGAAAGCCAGGGCTGACGTACTGGTTCCAATAGCGTTCGTAGACCTCGACCGACTCTTTGTTCTTCGCTAGCAAGCTGGGCACCGCGTGCACCGTCACCGTCTTGTCTTCACTCTTCTCGAAGTACTGTCCAAGCACACTTGGCAACATGCGCGACAGCCAATTGGTTCGCACGAACTTAAGCTTGCGAGGAATGATGTAGCGAGGACGATTTAGCGGTCCCAATGCTTCGTGCAGAGCCTTAACGAAAAGACGGCTATCGGCGTCGCTGGCATCTTCGAGCAAAACACGCACGTACCCGCCGGCCCGAGACTTCGCCACGACTTCCGGTGGCGACTTTATTACATTCAACTCCACCATCGTACGTGCGATCGCTTCACCAATCGCCTGGACGAGCGACTCACTCGACCATGGTTCTTTAGTCCCAGCAAACGGCGGAAAGCCACCGGTCTCGCGTGCGGAACCCTTGATCCGCATTTCCAGCGTGTGATTCGGGCTTCCTTCGTAAGGAGTCCCAATCTGCCATAGATCGCGGGTCTCGCTGCGTAGCGTGACACGCGAAAGCATATCGCGATTCAAATCTCGGACCGAACCCTCCAAAAGCTCGGGACGCAAATCGGTCAGTGCAGGGTGGACGTGTCCCACGCCTTTTTCAATCACCGCATCGTCCGTCACGCCGAAGATATTCAGATGCTTTTTGATAAAACGGGCATAATCATCCAACCCCTTGCTGAATTCCGGTGCAAGGCAAACCACATCCCAGTTGTTGGCCAGTTTCTCTGGTACCTGGGGGTCGAGCCGAAACGATCGCCCGCGAAGCTGCCGCACCGTCATGCTCGTGGTAACGGTTGTCAGGTCAATCAAAACATTGATCTTGTTTGCGTCCCAGCCTTCTCCCAACAGCCCTCGCGTGCCAACCAGGCACTTCGTCAGACCACGTTGAAACAAGTCGGTAATCATCTCGACATACACACGAGGACACCAATCGCGACCGCTGCCCGAGACAACGTGAAATCCGACTTCGGCATTGAACGTTAGCGTCGCATCGTAGCCGGCATCGGACAGCCACTCTTTGGCCGCGGCCTCGAACTTTTCAGACAGATCGTCATCTATCAGAACACTCGATCCTGTTACCAATATCGGATCGAGTTCATCT
This is a stretch of genomic DNA from Bremerella alba. It encodes these proteins:
- a CDS encoding RNA polymerase sigma factor, whose amino-acid sequence is MKDLPQHELPAVDVAQLVAQHQLSVWRYLRSWGCSSQEAEDLTQETFLKVLEKPFEQLTDAATRGYLRTVARNLLIDRRRKEGRQTNIQSVENMEQFWVATDDRKPDELLGLLNECLDGLTERARLALQMRFQDHKSRTEIADSLQIGEHGAKNLMQRAKQQLRECIEFKLNNES
- a CDS encoding DUF1549 domain-containing protein, which encodes MNHEDPIIDPLLEELLGKQQVPDLTARIVKAHRQRQSHGSSGTNGRAKAPLSMVSAATGQASPENSTTEAPPQKTSTAKRRLQRQRFLTAIGSLALSLCLLVVLSGVAYISYQQLMPGQGTPLAADGDKPPSAGARDTNATTEPQPQLASHNGPQSSDVPPPQAMPEPAPQMPKAIESVDATALAVQAAPRFVKPRTRDSLELSDGQIVGQINEAIASAWQAENVKPSPAATDHEFVRRTYLQLLGRIPTVEEIERFISQRRENKREWLVDQIMSGERYEVEFASFWSARFANILVGRAGGMSEESPIDRSALEGYLAKQIENNTPYNLLVQDLLTATGTTSPGSESFNPATNFLVSMIDGDAKLATAKTCTAFLGQQLQCAECHNHPTTGWSQQQFWGLNAFFRQTKLAQDRQSGQLAILDQDFTKSRDSDSGEVYYEQPNGLLKVAYPQFVDGTTIPHSGKVSEVDRRQELAQLIVNSDQFPKATVNRMWQHFFGVGFTQPVDDMGPHNPASHPELLDQLSEHFAESNFDLRRLMRWITLSQPYGLSSRQIDENLADSPDTGRQLFARYYSRQMEAEQLFHSLQMLAKNSADGSRSMVASVDDRHSWLGQVSQKMGDDEDSETSALDGGITQSLLMMNGGLMKQATDAQAAVLKKVTASKMSTHDKVEHLFLAALSRRPTKQESSAISEILKTRNNESAALQDIWWALLNSNEFILDH
- a CDS encoding trypsin-like peptidase domain-containing protein, which encodes MKAVTSLLLLFALTAPLAAADAVLYCFTADWCVYCHQMQPVIGRMQQAGFPVQVINRDQQPQMAQQMGVRGLPYFVLVSNDQIVDSVEGATSFDRLAKMFHAAKPPMNAAQTAPQLTAATGLARGQSPQPSMGMPNQSSVQPAVYGQPIAQTPSHAGGDIHAQAMQASVKLKISDPDGHSYGSGTVVHIQGNEALVLTCAHLFRDSQGQGPLEVITFQQSESGTTVPGKVLVFDLERDVALVAIRTQSPIKPMSVAPPTHQLQVGQKAFSVGCDNGGPRNLYQTRINSVNRYVGHDNVQAAGAPTVGRSGGGLFNPQGQLVGICNAADDEDNEGIYAAIPTIYTVMKQANLSHLFENNQNAGPVQLASASQTSVTGPARSIPEAPQSNFPSNPAARSVPDISAAAASPQGGVESMQGLSEVEQEMLRYLRGQKDGAEVTVVLRSKDNPTAQPAVFTLPGSPSPEFMRQASQNSGRPGPIMRGQSR